The Candidatus Nitrosymbiomonas proteolyticus genome has a segment encoding these proteins:
- a CDS encoding monosaccharide ABC transporter membrane protein,CUT2 family yields the protein MKRTLQAVATSPQFGLVVVILLLSAALTLLAGTHIDRVSGQEVNSFLNRGTLLQVFTDASFFAIMAVGATVVIISGGIDLSVGAVYALSGVFMASVLRSAELTGPEALVLGFGLACAVGIACGLANGVLICGLKVHPFIITLGSMMVFRGVAFVTTRAESILVPGSLTEFAKATLGLGKGLYPVPLLLTLVVGGLGWLFLTRTAPGRQVFAIGGNEVASLYSGVPVSRVLVLVYAISGLCAGIAAYLGASYYGSASSSDGQGYELLVIASAVVGGASLRGGKGSAVSALLGALLIALFRQAVRTLKFDQNYEQILIGCAIIVAVVLDRWSSRIGESRSTRSQ from the coding sequence ATGAAACGGACTCTTCAAGCAGTCGCAACGTCCCCCCAGTTTGGCCTCGTCGTGGTGATTCTGCTGCTTTCTGCTGCGCTTACCCTCCTCGCGGGTACTCACATCGACCGCGTTTCGGGGCAAGAAGTGAACAGCTTTCTCAACCGAGGGACGCTCCTTCAGGTGTTTACCGATGCGTCGTTCTTTGCGATCATGGCGGTCGGGGCGACCGTCGTCATCATCTCAGGGGGGATCGACCTCTCTGTGGGCGCTGTGTATGCGTTGAGCGGCGTTTTCATGGCGTCTGTCCTTCGGTCGGCCGAACTTACTGGGCCGGAAGCGCTTGTCTTGGGTTTCGGGCTTGCGTGCGCCGTGGGAATCGCGTGCGGCCTGGCCAACGGCGTGTTAATCTGCGGCTTGAAGGTGCATCCGTTCATCATCACACTTGGCTCGATGATGGTGTTTCGCGGGGTCGCATTCGTGACGACTCGGGCCGAGAGCATCCTCGTGCCGGGTTCTCTCACGGAGTTCGCCAAGGCGACGCTCGGCCTGGGGAAGGGCCTCTACCCAGTTCCCCTGCTTCTCACGCTCGTTGTGGGCGGATTGGGGTGGCTGTTCCTCACGCGAACGGCCCCGGGACGGCAGGTGTTTGCGATCGGTGGCAACGAGGTCGCGAGCCTCTATTCTGGCGTGCCCGTATCGAGGGTTCTGGTCCTCGTATACGCGATCTCCGGACTTTGCGCCGGCATAGCCGCTTACTTGGGCGCCTCGTACTATGGGTCGGCATCGAGCAGCGACGGCCAAGGTTACGAGCTGCTAGTGATCGCCTCCGCTGTGGTGGGTGGCGCGAGCCTCCGAGGTGGGAAGGGCAGCGCCGTGAGCGCGCTTCTCGGAGCGCTGTTGATCGCGCTGTTCCGTCAGGCTGTGCGAACGCTCAAGTTCGACCAGAATTACGAGCAGATCCTAATAGGCTGTGCTATCATCGTTGCGGTCGTCCTCGACCGATGGAGTTCTCGGATCGGCGAATCGAGGTCCACTCGATCGCAGTAG
- a CDS encoding ABC transporter substrate-binding protein has product MKLSIASILALTSALLLIGCGSPAVPRDASPGTQTESTHPKKKLRIVLIAKSSTNPVFLAARVGAEAAARDLSAKGEAEVTIDWRTPEVEDGQVQANRIAQAVSEGADAILISCSDAAKVTGAIDDAVAAGVPVMTFDSDAPDSKRFAFYGGDSKDIGKQVMLELSKQLKGRGQVAVLAGNPNAPNLQLRVAGALEEAKKHPGVQVIGTFYHPETPQDAAAEVLRAMQANPEIDGWAMIGGWPLFTQALLTDLDPNKVKVVAVDCLPAQMAYIDKGIAPVLLAQPTYDWGYVSVQKIYEYVIDEAEVPEVVKMELVPVRKENLKDWAKKLVDWGFSDVDPKFLE; this is encoded by the coding sequence ATGAAGTTATCGATAGCATCTATCCTCGCCCTTACTTCCGCGCTGCTTCTCATTGGATGCGGTTCGCCTGCCGTGCCAAGGGACGCGAGCCCGGGTACCCAAACGGAGTCGACCCACCCGAAGAAGAAGCTGCGGATCGTTTTGATAGCGAAAAGTTCTACAAATCCTGTGTTCCTAGCGGCTCGGGTCGGAGCCGAGGCAGCGGCCAGGGACCTGTCGGCCAAGGGGGAAGCCGAAGTCACGATCGACTGGAGGACTCCCGAGGTCGAAGACGGACAGGTTCAAGCCAATCGCATCGCCCAGGCAGTTTCGGAGGGCGCGGATGCCATCTTGATCTCTTGTTCGGACGCAGCCAAAGTCACTGGCGCGATCGACGACGCCGTCGCCGCCGGGGTTCCCGTGATGACGTTCGATTCCGATGCTCCCGACTCCAAGCGGTTCGCCTTCTACGGCGGCGACTCCAAAGACATCGGCAAGCAGGTGATGCTGGAGCTATCGAAGCAGCTCAAGGGAAGGGGGCAGGTGGCCGTCTTGGCCGGCAATCCTAACGCTCCCAACCTGCAACTTCGGGTCGCGGGCGCGCTGGAAGAAGCCAAGAAGCACCCTGGCGTGCAGGTGATCGGCACGTTTTACCACCCAGAAACGCCCCAAGACGCCGCCGCGGAGGTCCTCCGGGCGATGCAGGCGAACCCCGAAATCGACGGTTGGGCGATGATCGGAGGCTGGCCGCTTTTCACCCAAGCCCTCCTCACGGACCTCGACCCGAACAAAGTCAAGGTAGTGGCGGTGGATTGTCTGCCCGCGCAAATGGCGTACATCGACAAAGGCATAGCGCCCGTCCTCCTGGCCCAGCCCACCTACGATTGGGGATATGTTTCGGTTCAAAAGATATACGAATACGTTATTGACGAGGCCGAGGTCCCTGAAGTGGTCAAGATGGAGCTCGTTCCGGTTCGGAAGGAAAATCTGAAGGATTGGGCAAAGAAACTTGTCGATTGGGGGTTCTCGGATGTCGACCCGAAGTTCCTCGAGTAG
- a CDS encoding D-xylose ABC transporter ATP-binding protein, whose protein sequence is MQSLSVETRSISKSFPGVRALHDVSLTIQAGTVHGLVGENGAGKSTLGKILSGLHQPDSGDILLGGRRVVLPNPHAAMRIGVGIVHQELSFCENLTIAENLCLDDLPHRGPFVDWGAMRERARSWLEAVGVDVDPDQIVGRLSIGQQQLVQIAGAIGRGARVIVFDEPTSSLTKAETEVLFRQIERLKASGVTSVYVTHRMEEIFQICDAVSVLRDGVHVDTRPIGQLDRAAIVRLMIGRELEPTPDPPKQLGEVALRVQNLKSPGKLEGVSLEVREGEVVGLAGLIGSGRTEIVSAVFGLDPLAEGRIEINGRNLERYSPRNALRLGAGFVPEDRKRQGLVLSMNCKENLTLAILKRLSALGFIRGLRERLLAKDYFQKLNIRAPSIHTGVSSLSGGNQQKVILARWLAAGGRLLLLDEPTRGVDVGAKAEIHSLIRQLASQGIAVLAISSELPELMAISDRILVVRNGRIVGEQTSAECTEESLMTLMAGAG, encoded by the coding sequence GTGCAAAGCCTCTCGGTCGAAACTCGGTCGATCAGCAAGTCCTTTCCTGGAGTTCGCGCGCTCCACGACGTTTCGCTGACGATCCAAGCTGGGACAGTTCATGGCTTGGTCGGCGAGAACGGCGCAGGGAAGAGCACGCTCGGCAAGATTCTCTCAGGACTCCACCAGCCCGATTCGGGGGATATCCTCCTTGGAGGGCGGCGCGTCGTTCTGCCCAACCCTCACGCTGCGATGCGGATCGGTGTAGGAATTGTGCATCAAGAGTTATCCTTTTGCGAAAACCTGACGATCGCGGAGAACCTGTGTCTGGACGACCTGCCGCATCGCGGCCCTTTCGTCGACTGGGGCGCCATGCGCGAACGTGCCCGCAGTTGGCTCGAAGCTGTGGGAGTTGACGTCGATCCCGATCAGATTGTAGGGCGTCTCTCCATCGGGCAGCAGCAGCTTGTTCAGATCGCCGGGGCGATCGGCCGAGGCGCGCGGGTGATCGTGTTTGACGAACCCACGAGCAGCCTGACGAAAGCGGAAACGGAGGTGCTCTTCCGCCAGATCGAGAGGCTGAAAGCGTCCGGCGTAACGAGCGTGTATGTCACCCACAGGATGGAGGAGATATTCCAGATTTGCGATGCGGTGAGCGTGTTGCGAGACGGCGTGCACGTCGATACCCGGCCGATCGGCCAGCTCGACCGGGCGGCCATCGTCAGGCTGATGATTGGGAGGGAGTTGGAGCCGACACCGGACCCCCCCAAACAACTCGGCGAGGTTGCGCTGAGGGTGCAGAACTTGAAGAGCCCCGGGAAGCTAGAGGGCGTTTCGCTCGAGGTGCGAGAAGGGGAGGTCGTCGGACTGGCGGGGCTAATTGGCTCGGGCCGGACCGAGATCGTCTCGGCTGTGTTCGGCCTCGATCCGCTCGCCGAAGGGAGGATTGAGATCAACGGCCGGAACCTGGAGCGATACTCGCCGCGCAATGCGCTCCGACTCGGCGCCGGGTTCGTCCCCGAAGACCGTAAACGGCAAGGGCTTGTTTTGAGTATGAATTGCAAGGAAAACCTGACGCTTGCCATACTCAAGAGGCTCAGCGCCCTTGGGTTCATCCGCGGCTTGAGGGAGAGATTGCTTGCTAAAGATTATTTTCAAAAGTTGAACATACGCGCCCCGTCGATCCATACGGGAGTGTCGAGCCTTTCGGGGGGAAATCAGCAAAAGGTCATCCTGGCGCGATGGCTTGCGGCGGGGGGGCGGCTCCTGCTTCTGGACGAACCTACGCGCGGCGTCGATGTGGGGGCAAAGGCGGAGATTCACTCGCTGATCCGGCAGCTTGCGAGTCAAGGCATCGCAGTCTTGGCGATTTCGAGCGAACTGCCGGAGCTCATGGCGATCAGCGACCGCATCCTCGTCGTGCGGAATGGAAGGATCGTGGGCGAACAGACCTCGGCCGAATGCACCGAAGAGTCGCTCATGACCCTCATGGCTGGGGCAGGGTAG
- a CDS encoding glutamate formimidoyltransferase, which yields MAPSWQTRAGLPYTDGTMNPRIVECVPNFSEGKDRAVLDAIAAAVRKVEGVELLDVDPGASTNRTVFTFAGEPEPVCEAAFQSAKVAFELIDMRHHQGEHPRFGALDVCPLVPVSGITKDETVTYARGLGERIASELGVPIYFYGEAASTPQRRDLSVIRVGEYEGLPAKLQDPAWKPDFGPAEFVPKYGATAVGVRDFLIAFNVNLNTTSTRRANSVAFDLRERGRVKRIGNPITGEIARDAEGNPEYVPGALKSVRAIGWFIEEYGFAQVSMNLTDLSVTPLHLAFDVACEKAAERGMRVTGSEIVGLVPLGSMLEAGRYFLRKQRRSVGLPDSELIRVAIKSMGLDELGPFDPSERIVEYALGMGSPGRLVSLSVKDFLTTVASESPAPGGGSASALAGALGASLGAMVANLSSHKRGWDDRWEEFSDWAERASSASAALLGMVDEDTAAFDSLMAAFALPKESADEKKRRSEAIQAATRRAIEAPLRVARLAADSLDVLRQMALEGNPNSASDAGVGAILCKAAVQGAALNVRTNLSGLKDAAFAESTREEIERLLKDSSEKADEISAIVEEKL from the coding sequence GATGTCGACCCCGGCGCAAGCACGAATCGTACCGTCTTTACCTTCGCAGGCGAGCCCGAGCCGGTGTGCGAGGCTGCCTTTCAAAGCGCCAAGGTAGCGTTTGAACTCATCGACATGCGGCATCATCAGGGCGAGCATCCCCGGTTCGGAGCGCTCGATGTGTGCCCGCTTGTCCCGGTTTCCGGCATCACGAAGGACGAAACCGTGACGTATGCCCGCGGGCTCGGGGAGCGCATCGCTTCGGAGTTGGGCGTCCCGATCTACTTCTATGGCGAGGCTGCCTCGACCCCTCAACGGCGCGATCTGTCGGTGATTCGAGTTGGAGAATACGAAGGACTGCCCGCAAAGCTCCAGGACCCTGCCTGGAAGCCCGATTTCGGGCCAGCGGAGTTCGTGCCGAAATACGGCGCGACCGCGGTCGGAGTACGCGATTTTCTTATAGCTTTCAACGTAAACCTCAACACAACGTCTACCAGACGCGCCAACTCTGTCGCGTTCGACCTGCGCGAGAGAGGCCGCGTGAAACGAATCGGGAACCCGATCACCGGCGAGATCGCTCGCGACGCCGAAGGGAATCCCGAGTACGTCCCAGGCGCCCTCAAGTCCGTTCGCGCGATCGGTTGGTTCATCGAAGAGTACGGCTTTGCCCAGGTGTCCATGAACTTAACCGATCTTTCCGTGACGCCGCTTCACCTGGCTTTCGATGTCGCCTGCGAAAAGGCCGCCGAACGGGGGATGAGGGTTACGGGCTCGGAGATCGTGGGGCTCGTTCCGCTCGGTTCGATGCTGGAGGCGGGACGGTACTTCCTCCGCAAGCAGCGCAGGTCGGTTGGCTTGCCTGACTCTGAACTGATTCGAGTGGCCATCAAGAGCATGGGGCTGGACGAACTCGGTCCGTTCGACCCTTCGGAGAGGATCGTGGAGTACGCGCTTGGGATGGGATCACCCGGGCGATTAGTATCTCTTTCCGTCAAGGACTTCCTCACTACCGTCGCTTCGGAGTCTCCTGCGCCCGGCGGAGGATCGGCCTCCGCTCTCGCCGGAGCCCTTGGGGCCTCACTGGGGGCTATGGTCGCCAACCTCAGTTCGCACAAGCGAGGTTGGGATGACCGTTGGGAGGAGTTTTCGGACTGGGCCGAACGAGCGAGCTCGGCTTCGGCGGCGCTGCTCGGCATGGTCGACGAAGACACGGCGGCGTTTGATTCGCTGATGGCGGCCTTCGCGCTCCCTAAGGAGTCCGCCGACGAGAAGAAGCGGCGTTCCGAAGCGATCCAGGCGGCGACTCGAAGGGCAATCGAAGCCCCGCTGCGCGTGGCGCGGCTTGCCGCTGACTCACTCGACGTACTCAGGCAGATGGCCCTCGAAGGCAACCCCAATTCGGCTTCGGACGCAGGCGTTGGGGCGATTCTCTGCAAGGCTGCGGTTCAGGGCGCTGCGCTGAACGTCAGAACGAACCTTTCGGGCCTCAAGGACGCCGCGTTTGCCGAGTCCACGCGCGAAGAAATCGAGCGTTTGTTGAAAGATTCTTCAGAGAAAGCTGATGAAATCTCAGCGATCGTCGAAGAAAAACTGTAG